The sequence below is a genomic window from Silene latifolia isolate original U9 population chromosome 7, ASM4854445v1, whole genome shotgun sequence.
CAAGGCTGACAAATACCTGTAAAGATAGTAGAAGTACTTTAGGGAATTTTGGCCTCTAAAAACCTCACACCGTGCAAGCATACAATTTACTGAAATGTTTTTCAGTTATGATATAATCATCTACACAAAATTTAAGAGATGGTCACACTGCCAGGTGCTAACAACATTGAGAAGCCAGGTTAGAATAAAACACATTGTTCAGCTCTCTAATATAAATAATCCACTATCACGCAGCTACAACACGCAACCTTACTTGTAAGAAAGGGCCATCACCAAAATAATTTACTTACTCCTGATGAAAATTCACGAGTTCAGTAAAATCACGTGAATCTTGGATATGGTTTTGCAGCAAATTCCATTGAGATTCTATTACGTCCACCTGCAGAAAGAGACTCAAGAGAATTAAGTGGGAAAAGCAGAATAGAAACAACAAAAGAAGTAGCTAAGAGTAAAAAGAAACGGAAGTATGGTGGTACAATACTCCCACTTTTTATTCTATTAAGTACCCAAGTTGGATTCTCTAGCATATGCACCCAAATTTTACCATTTTAATCCAACCTTGAGTTAACACAGCTATGACACTTTAAATTTAAGGCTTGAAATGGTACTGAAATTCCAAGACTTCATCCAAAATTAGGTCACATTTGAATATTTATATATGAACAGACAGGCGTCTTGCAGATACAGGTATGGCTCAAAAACCGCCCCAATCCTCTAGTTGATAAATATCTTACACCGTATTATATATACATATAGTACCAACTGTTAGGCAAGTACGACAGTAATATAATTATTTCAGTTTAGACAAGAAAGACAAACCATACAAAATAGTTGAAAATAAGTTTCAAGTACCAGTGTACCGGATAAGGCAGGAACCATTTTTGCAGAATTAAACATTCTCTCTCTCCCTTCCCTATTCTTCTTTAAGGGGCATTTGGTTCAACAAAGGGAAAGGGAATGGAAACAAGAAAGGGAATGAAGGGGATTACCCCAAATATTCATACTTGTTTGGTGGTTGCTTAGGAAAGGGAATACATGAACCACCGACTTTCTTCAACACCATCATCAACCACCTCCTCCTGCCACAACCACCTCCCACCGACCCCGATGCTAGCACTTTGCTCGAGCCGCCACATCCCCGTTCGAAATTCCTCACCACCCACACAAACACCACCTAAAAACCCAAGGGAACCTCCCCCCGCCCCCTAAATCAACTCCCCCAGCCGATCTGGTGTTTTCATGGGCAGGGTAGGTGATTTGGGGGGTGGGGGGGAGGTTCCTTTGGGTTTTCGGGTGGTGTTTGTGTGGGTGGTGTGAAATTTCGAACGGGAGAGTGACAGCGGTTTGTACAAGTAGCAGGGTGGTGGTATCGCCGGCGACGGCATGGTGGGAATGTTGCCGGTGTGACGGTAGGCGTAGTGTAGTGACAGTTGGTGTCATGGTAGTTAGGGTGAGTGAGGGAAAAGGATTGACCCTAAGAGGGTGAGGGGAATGGATGTAAGGGAAGAAAACCGATTCCctttgtttgtgtcaaacaaacataAACAAAGGGAATCAGTATCTTTGATTCCTTTTCCCTTTCCTTTAGACCTTAACCAAATAACCCATTGTTTTATTAAAAATGTATCAGGTTTAATTTGGCTTCCTTATTCCTTTTTACATGCGTCTATGTTTTGTCCTTGAAACTTCATATGAGAAACACAACCTCTTCATCGCAAATGTGTAGATGTCATCTCTGTCtggtgtctttttgtcatgtCTTCCGCCATGCAACACGATGGTGTATAGACAACAAAGTGAAACTGAGAGCCCAAAACCACAGACAAGTAGTAGCAACACAGCTCATGAATGCCTTCTACAAGGAGAAACGAGTCGTGCAGAAGGCAACTCATCATCCAAAAACAAACACTTCAACAGTTGAAAGAAAATGATAAGTGGAGTCTCATTTTATCTATGTCAGGAGTCTTGACTTTTAAGTTGGACAGGATGACCAGAGAGTAAACGCCAAGTGCTTAAAGTGAATATTACTGTTTTGTCTTTTATGTTTATTTGGATGAATAAATTAATCAAACTCATGAAACAAAGTTGAGCAGCAAAAATATTGGTAAAAATCTATCTTAATGAAAGTGGCACTAGCCTCACTGGTGAACTGGACCACATTCATCATCAGAGCACTCATGGTTACAACAGCTATATCATCCCATATAATTACCCAAGCGTCTAATACAAAGACGTATACGGACTTTACCTTGAAATTAGCCAACTATTCCTCTTACATGCTTTTCAGAAAACCTATATAtcacattattattattaaaacatcGCGCATTTGAATTGAATACCTGGATATAAAATTGAAGATTCCTAATCAGGAAGGCCATATGCTCTCTAACCCGCCACATTGGTCTAAAGCGTTGTCGTCGTTGCTGCAATGTTGAGCACTTTGCAGGATCGTTCCGATGCTCGGCAAAATCACTATGATCCTGATGCATCACTGAAGCCCATGATTTTTCTAACTCCATTTGGGTCCGCTTAAGCCGCAACAGATACTGGAATACACGGCAATATCTGCAAAGAAAGCAGTGACCTTTTACTGGAAGAAGAGTAAGGGCAATCTTATCTAACAGCCATAACGGCCAAAATCAAGCCATGAGCCCACAACACTAGCTATTTCCCTACAAAGATAAACAAAGAGCCCCAGTACGAAAAGAGAACCTCTTCATAATTGTATACATTTTTTCCTAATGATGTATCCTGAAACAAATAAAGGCTTACTTAGATAGCACTTCTTGTGAGAAGAACAACTGCAAGGGCCAATCAATAGAATATTCAAGTGTAATACCATCCCAGCCATCCAGGTCGGCTGCAGTACTTGATGAGGCAAGAAGAACTTTTGGTTTAGTAACATCAACTTGGGATGGATTTACAGCCGAAGGCATCCTACAGTGTGAAATACATCAATAAAAGGGTATAGGGTGAAACAGAGATACAGCACAGTGGACACCAACTAGCTAgcatatacaacaacaacaacaacattaccccagtgccaaaatggctcccgcaaattgcggggtaagggggggtcggatgtacgcagccttacccttgtgttagcaacaccaACTAGCTAGCATATAGTTAAACAAAATAGTTGTGATGGCATGGAAGAAAAATTGCTACTGAACTGAAGGGACAAAATTAAAGTTTTGAGAAAAGTCACACAAAGGCATTGATATATGATTGAAGATGAATATCTACATTTATATGGGTAATAAGTGGAATACAACCAGAAACCTAGTTTAACAATTACTCTGGGAAACTTAACAATAATGCCGTTTAATAGACAATTCTAGCCACTGTGACCAATCCCTTCATGGCCAGGGCAGTGAGAAGTGACAAAATTTTACACCTAATCTACCTACATTCTCTCAGAACAAAAATATGAAAGTAACCTATAATTAATAACAGCAGGGGGTCAGGGGGCATCACTTGGCCCCAAAATTAAGAAACGTATGATAAAGCATAGCAACTCAAATATCAATCAAATGATAGCGTAGGCAGAAGTATGCAGAAGTACTGGGTTAGAGGGCGTTTGGTTCGAATGACGGAAAGGGAAAGGGAATAAGAAAgggaaaggaaaggaaaggaaaagAATTCCCTTATACTTGTCTTCTTGTTTGGTATGAAAATATATGGGATTTAAAACAGAAAAAATCAACCCCATAAAAAACCCCTCACCCCCTTAGTTTAAACAAACTACTATCATAAAGCATCAGCAAGTATTATGGATTTATGGTACAGGTCCTCACCTTAATGATACTCTAGAGAAGTATTTGTCATCATCACTAATTGTCTTCAAAGCAGCCTGCATTAAATAGAAACTCAATTTTCAACCTTTATCAATGGAAATCATAATAGAAGTTATCACGACAGACTCGTTGTTTAGTTTGAACTGCAATCAATTCAGTTCCAAACAAATAGCATAGTAACATTTGTATAGAGCCTACAGCACCTACATCTTTTCTGATACGTCATCTATTTTCTGTGAAAAAATCATGCCTTAATTCCTGATTGCAGCAGGAAATGACACTGACAGAAGAAATCTTTAGATTGATACTTTTACTATACCAGGACAGCTTcaataggaaaaaaaaaaaaaaaagagacttTTAGAGTATGTTACTTCAACGCTACACTTTAACCAATCACttcattttttttcataaaaGCATCAAATATCAGCATCCTACACTTGTTGCGTGGTCTGAGTCAAATAGCTTTCAGAATATAactataaaataaaatattacgAGCCTTGATTTCACAATATGCTGTCCATATAGTGTTCCACATGAAACAGCCACTACCAAATTAAGGGTCCAACAGGTAACAGAAGGAAAAGTGGGTTAAACTATACCAGCTGGAACGGAACCAGAAGATCAGCTTCCGCCGTAGATTGGCGAGGAGGTAAACGCATCAACTGGCGACTTTCCTCAAGAAAGCACTGGCACAAAAATTAAAGCCTTAATTTTCCATAGTAGCAACTAGCAAGATGTGAAATCTTAAATTTTCCATATCTAACCTGGAAGAAATCTCCCTTGGCCAGCAGAAAATAGTCTTTAAGAGCCTTTAAATGTCCATTAAGATCAGCGCGAACAACTACAAGCTGCAATTATTATTAATCTTAGATGCATGCCCTAAAGGGTAAAGAAAATACTGCATAACGTACCTGCCATAAATGACTGGCTGCAATAGAACGAATGGAGTCAACAGCACACTCAAATGACCTCTTGTGAAATTCAGTTGAATCCTGCATATCAGAGTAAGAATCGGCTTATTAGTAGAAGAAAATACCAAAAAACACGGAGAGAATGTACAGTCTACATAAGCAAAAAACAAAAGGGTGCTAGACCTTCAAGTCCTGAAGCATTGTTTCGATTTTGTCTGCCTCAGATTGAGAAAGTAAATCTTCTCCGGGAGATTCTGAGTCATCGACACTGAGCTTGTTACTGACAGCTTCTGTGTCCTTTTGGAAGGAGAAGTGGCCACTGAATCTCTGGTTTTTGCGAGATTGTCTGGGAATTTTGTGATGATACAAGGAATCCTTCATAAAAAAGCCAGGGCTCGGATTTCGAAGAACCCTTATTGCTTTCCCAGCAAATAGAATAGATTCAGCAACTCGCATATGGATATATTCAGGAAGCATATCCTGCATTGCCATGTTATTCCCGTTATAGATATGTATAGGGAAGTCAGAATAGCTTAAAGAACAAGACTCCACATTGCTAAAATGGAAAGAATCGGTGTCTCATTTAAAAAATGACAAAATGTAAAAAGAGAAGAAAGGGGCTGCCCACTTCTCACAAAACTGCTGCTACAAACTTTTTTGTCTTTTAGTGGCAGGAGATAGAATGATAACGAGATAAGATCTGTCCGTTCTCTTATCAGAGATGCAAAAACATATAGTAAGAGCAGAAGTTCTTGTATATCAAAATACATAACCATATGACAAGACCGTCACTCATAATTGATAGCAGATCTATGGTGATCTAACTTCCTGTTAGAAACCGGAGATCTGATATCATAAAAACTAACTCCCTGCTACAAAATTATCTTAGAGCACCCTTGGGACACTAGTTTTGAATCTGGATACTTCTCATGTAAATAAACTAGCCTAATACATTCGAACAACTCTACCAAAATGTATTCATCTCATGCAAACTAGAGTAGCCTATACTGGAACGATCCCACCAAACCTTTTGGACACTAGTAACTGCAGTGGCAGAAAAAATAAATAGAGAGGACAAAATGCCATATCCCTTAGGTGCCGAACTAGAGAAGATACAATAAAAGGTAAATCATACGCCCTTCATTACAACTAAAAGCCACAATGAACAATCTCCTTCTCACTAAGAGAATCGAATAGGGCTTATTCAATAAATTTGAAGGAGTGTCATGGTACATCTGCAGTACCAAAAAAGCAAGCAAGAACTACAAAGGCAGTTATTTACAACTTACAAGGCTATACTCTAGGTTATATGAAACAATCCAATAAAATATTTAAGATTTGTTCCATATGCCAGAAAAGCTCACTTAGCATAACAAGAAGGGGAATAGAGGGCTCATAAAGCACTGCGGCTTTTTAAAATGTACAGGAAAAAGAACGCGAAAAACTTGCCCCTAGGCAGCTAGAAAAAACAGATTTGTTACAGGTATTTCCAAGTGTTACACAAATGATAAATTGATAATAACATATACGGAATATTGAAAGATACTTGAACAAACATCTATGGGCAGAGGTGAGCAATACCAAAGATATGTGAAATCCCAAGTGCCAGTTAACCAGCGATGAATCCCCTAGTTTTAAGCGTGTCATTTTTCTATGCATATCTGAATCTGGTAAGTCTTTCTCTGCTTTGCTGTCGTCCTGACTGAGACAAGCGGATAAATAAGCACATTGTACCAATAAAACTGGTGCTCAAACAACAACAGGGGTAACACGAGACTACCATAAAAAGTACAATGAAATATGTTGGGGGGGAGTGGGGAATTCAAACACAAAAAAGCACCGAAATCATaatattagagagaaaaactGTGGCGAAGTTTTTTTCTGATGTTATTAAGAATTCACAACCCCAGCCATATAACAGGTCACGTACTCACGTATCCTGAATAGGTCTTGACAAATGAAGAGCTTCAGATCGCTCCCATCACTGCAATTCAAAGCAACCTAAACTGATATCTGATGATGCCCACAATTTTCCGTCTTAGCTAATTGAGACACCTAATCCTACTTGCAACCCCCACCCATTGCTCTTTCTTAGAATGCTAAAGAAGGAAATACTCACATACTTACGAGCACAGACAAACCAACTTAGTGCAGTTTTGGCCACAAAAACGATAACATATATATTTACTGGTTAAAAAATGCCACAGGACAAACAAAGGAAGTCGCTGTGAAGTTAATTTGACAAAAAAGAGGATCCTTGTAATCTAAAATTTTACATGGATACTGCaaaaaacttgtcataaaaaaTAACAGCACATTTCAAAGTTAGCATTCCTTGAAAAGTTGTAGCTGGTCACAAAATATTGATGGATTGATTAGAAGCATAATAAAACACGGCTCACCAAGTGTCACTAGATTAGAAGCAATAGTCTGCAATACCATAAGAAACAAGTGTACTGGTAAGAAACTAGGTGATTTAATTAACAAACATAGCCAAGCCTCATGACAAAAGAAATGACCTATGAGAATAATAAGCATTAGATTACCTTCGAATAAAGAACTCATCATGAGGATCTTGGAGGATTCCATAAACCATCCAAGATGCAAGCTGATTATACATCACTTGATGCCCATGCCAAAGTAGCCTAATTAAGGGGATAGAAACACATCAATACAGATATAATATGACAACGAAAAATAGTCCCACAACCcatcaacatcaacaacaacattagTCAAGGGCTCATGCATATTGCGGGGTAAGGAGGGCTTAGATGTATATTGTCTACTttgacaataaaaaaaaaattaaattattcaGTTTCCTATCTGCATTTTTCGTTTAAACTTTCTTGAACATAGAAGATTTTAGGTTGTTTAACACTAACTTATATTTTGGTGAAATCCCAACCTCTTGCAACTTCGTGGACATCTTTTACAACATAGGAAGAAAAATAAGTTCAGGAGAACAGGCACTAGATCATCAGTGCATTTTCCTCTAGGATGATGAACTTGtgtataataaaataataaatattccTCAAATCAGGCATAAAGAACCTTCTGACAGTTCGACGCATGTTCTCTTTTCAGTTTTCTAATTACAGAAGCATTAATACAAGACCAACTTGACCCACAAAATAGcatgaatttattattattaatattttgttTAACTGACATGAAATTTTTCACTTTTCTCTTTCTATCTCTTTGAGGTTTACGATCACTCAGATACGGTTTTAAATGATGATTCATGTCTGCTGACtctaaatcattttgggattaaggctatgattttgttgttgctgttgttaaCTGACATGAAATATTGACGTACTACTATTCATTACTGTGACAAAGGTAACTAAGAAGCATctcccacacacacacacacagaaataaattaaaaattacctCTGCAAGCAGTTTTGTAGTTCAGGCACCCCACAGTGGCATCTTTTATGTAAAAGGTCAAGAAGTTTTCCTCCCCGAATATCATCACGCTCTACCTCCGAAATAAGTTCGTAAAGAGGAGGCAAAAGAACAAAAAACTGGGAAAGAAAAAACATTTAGTCACAGCCTTGAGGGTAAGTGGAAATAACATAGTACAAAAAATGGAAGACGACCATTCACAATTCTGcagtgaaaaaaaataaaaacacagtGCTGACTAGATACTCCTCTGGGAAAGTTAAAAGACATCATAGATCCAACTATTGCTCCCAAACACGGTAGATTCAAgctaatcaaacaacaacaaaaagcaaaaagTTGTCACTAGAATTTTATTTTAATCCAACTATCAGTCTTAATTTACCGAAAACAGTAATTCATCACTCATCCGTCATCACGACTAAGGAGCATCCAATTCGTCATCTAACATTAATCATCACAatggttctttttttttttaatcaaacAGAAACCAAGCATCAAACTACCTACTGATGAACTCAAAAAGGATAAAAAGAGGGGAAACATACCACAAAATTGCCAACTATATGGGTCTCTCAACTTTGCATCATTTattctattttttcattattaccACTTGCACAAAAATATAATACTCCCTTCATCCCATTTATATTGTCTCTTTTCCTACTTAACTCATTCCAACTCAATTATCCTCTTTCTAGATTTAGTAATAAAAAAGAGTATACACGGAGATCGCCCATAGTTAAGAACTTGTAGCTAATACCCCCTCCATCACAGATACATTATCCCTTTTTTCTTCAATTTAGGGGAGGGGGTTAAAAATTGTAAAGTCCCGAAAAGAAAATCAGTACAGTAGaaatgggatggagggagtaaaCGAAACTCCACCCTTCCTTCACATTCTTCCCATTTTTCAAATTTATTCAAGCACGTATTTTTGAAAAATGGGAAGAACAATGTGAAATGCAATTTAGCACAAACTGGAATCATTTCAAGCTACTCCTCCCATTCAACTAGTTGTTACCTTTCAATAAAATACTCATCACAGAAGAATAAAACCATAAACAATAATTAGAATGGGAGGAGGTATGTATCATAAAAAACCGAGCTACAAATTAAATTACAAAGAGAAGACGGAAAACCTTATTAAGACCCTGAGTAACAGTCCCTAAAATAGGCAAATGATCAGCCAACAACTTCTGCTCAATCTGCAAAACGGCAGACCGATAAACCGAAAGAACTTCAACAACACCATTCGCAATCGCCCGTCGATACACACTCCGACTCTCTGGAAACTTGTTCACATCCTCTCCACTCCCTGACCTAATCCAGCTCAAATTCCGTGATTTTGTCGCAAACCGATCAAGCCCCCGGTAATAAA
It includes:
- the LOC141591955 gene encoding gamma-tubulin complex component 4-like: MLQEILLALLGFTGDLIVDDDEHRNSLGLPSLSTASTAAPSFKIAADLSFIHPSDRDVIERIVKLGFYYRGLDRFATKSRNLSWIRSGSGEDVNKFPESRSVYRRAIANGVVEVLSVYRSAVLQIEQKLLADHLPILGTVTQGLNKFFVLLPPLYELISEVERDDIRGGKLLDLLHKRCHCGVPELQNCLQRLLWHGHQVMYNQLASWMVYGILQDPHDEFFIRSQDDSKAEKDLPDSDMHRKMTRLKLGDSSLVNWHLGFHISLDMLPEYIHMRVAESILFAGKAIRVLRNPSPGFFMKDSLYHHKIPRQSRKNQRFSGHFSFQKDTEAVSNKLSVDDSESPGEDLLSQSEADKIETMLQDLKDSTEFHKRSFECAVDSIRSIAASHLWQLVVVRADLNGHLKALKDYFLLAKGDFFQCFLEESRQLMRLPPRQSTAEADLLVPFQLAALKTISDDDKYFSRVSLRMPSAVNPSQVDVTKPKVLLASSSTAADLDGWDGITLEYSIDWPLQLFFSQEVLSKYCRVFQYLLRLKRTQMELEKSWASVMHQDHSDFAEHRNDPAKCSTLQQRRQRFRPMWRVREHMAFLIRNLQFYIQVDVIESQWNLLQNHIQDSRDFTELVNFHQEYLSALISQSFLDIGSVCRILDSIMKLCLQYCWNLENQESPNTAQLDHITEEFNKKSNSLYTILRSSRLAGSQRAPFLRRFLLRLNFNSFFEATARGVLNVVRPRPSLPILQ